The genomic region GGCCTTTCTTTCATAAGCTCTATTCATCTCTTGTTTTGGCACAGACTTTAGTtgataaaagtctttttttcttgagtacaaaattaagcaaaatagGTACAATTTATTGGTGTTGCACTATTTAAGGAGTGCTAGACTTACTAGATGCTTGCAGGAATACTGAGAACCTCCTAACTTGTAATCAATTTCTTGTAAAATTGGTTAAGACTCAGAACTTTAAGCTCACAAGACTAGAGCTCTATCTATATTGTATCTGACTTGACATTGATGCCTTGAGAGTACCTTGTTTTCTAGAACAAGTACAGAGTTTGTCAGAGAAAAATTTGTTTCCAAAGCCTTCCGGAAAAGGGATGTTGGCTTAGTTCCCGATAACAGCTGTCTGGTCAATTTATGGTGCTTTGATAgaccatatttatatttaaaagctgGAATGGGTACTTGAAAAGCGAATTGCTGTTATTAAGATAGATGTGTTCTAGAGTGATCTTCACTGCTGCCTCCTTAAATAGGTGCTTGGTAAGGGGAAAAAGATGGTGAATGAACATTGCTGAGTCAATCTGGGAGCTTCCAAAAGTATTTGAGGATTTGACAATATACCATGACTCCctaattttataaaagatgatGTCTAACCTTTTCACTTATACATATAGaacaataaaaaagcattttgcattttaaaggcCCTTCTCTAAACCCAAAGTACTTTGTGTTAGCAATTAATTCTTCCATAGCTGTATCATGGTTATATAACCCACCACAGAATTGCCTAACACCTCTGAAGTGCTCTGGAAAttgacatgatttttttattttttaaaagatttttatctatttacttgacacagagagatagcgagagagggaatataaacagggggagtgggagagggagaagcagtcttcccactgagcagggagcccaatgtggggctcaatcccaggaccctgggatcatgacctgagctgaaggcagactcttaacgactgagccacccaggcgccccaagagtgatttttttattttttttaaagattttatttatttgacagaaagagacacagcgagagagggaacacaggcagggggagtgggagagggagaagcaggcttcccgcggagcagggagcccaatgcggggctcgatcccaggaccctgggatcatgacctgagccgaatgcagacgcttaacgactgagccacccaggcgcccctcgagtgattttttaaaaaatattttctttttaaataatttctacatccaatgtgggactcgaactcacaaccccaagatcaagagttacatgttcCATCAccgagccagcctggtgccccaagAGTGacttttttaagagagggagggagagagagtgtgtgtgcacaagagTAGGGGGgttggagagcagagggagagggcgagagagtatcttaagcaggctccacacccagtgcagaacccaatgcggggctccatctcaccaccctgagatcatgagctgagtcaaaatcaagagtcagatgcttaactgactgagccatccaggtgtcccccaagagtgatttttaaagtattgtttttgggggtgcctagctggctcagtcagaagagcacgtgactcttgatcttggggttgtgagctcaagccctgcattgggtgtagggattatttaaataaaacttaaaaaaaaaatacattgtttttgtaGCATGGTGGAAAGCCTTGGAACAAAATCTTATTCTGTCATCCCAAACCAATTCAGTTCTCTATCACTGAGACTCGAGTTTACCTTACATATTTTGGGCAGGGAAGTAGGGGCTACTTCTTTATAAGAAATCTTGAAATCATCTGGTGAGGGAGTTCaaaattaagttgaaaaataaTTCCAACAGTTAAATTCCTAAGGGTGAGTTCCTTTTGTTCCTCTACCAAAAATTCTGGAAGTCTCTTCCTTGAGGGACAGGGGAAAGGTGACTGCAAAAAGGACATAGTGGTAGCATGAAGAGTTACTAGATGAGGCTTGTAGACCCAACATCATCTCTTCACTCAATACATACATACTTAAGGCCAAATCTGGGCATTTTTACACATCACAGACCTTTGATTAATGCACTACACTTACTTACGACAAAAAATAATCACCATTAAATTTTACATGCTCCCAAATTTAGATAGTTGCCAAATAGGTGCCACAAAGCCTAGCATGGAGCTATATGGGATGAAAAGAAGTCCAACATATGTTCCCTGGTCTTATTAATGAAAATGGAGTatctttcaacaaatatgtacATTTTCTAAAGGGATCTCTAAAGTTCTGGGTCTCCTCAGAAGTGTATGAAGGGCCCAGTATCACCTAACTTTgagctcttcatttttttttaaaggttttatttatttatttatttgagagagcgagaatgagagagagagagagtacatgagaggggggagggtcagagggagaagcagactccccgctgagcagggagcccgatgcgggactcgatcccgggactccaggatcatgacctgagccgaaggcagtcgcttaaccaactgagccacccaggcgccccctactttGAGCTCTTCAAAAGATAGGGTCCTATAGAGTGGATATTGTCTGTACTAATGATTAGAATAGCTCTTCCCTTAGTGCCCTCTGACATATTTACAAATACCCCTTGGAGACGTTAACCTAACCCCCAACCTCTTCTCCTATTTGAGAACCACAATGGCTTCCTATTGTACTTGAAATAAAATCCATACTCCCTCTAATACCCTAAGAAATCTGATTCATTCCTACATCTTTGACTTCTATCATGCTCATGGTGCCCTTTATTCCATACATTCTAATCTATTCTTCAAACATACCAAGTCTTTCTGTATCAGGGTGTTTGCATTTGCTTTCTCTCCATCTGGAATATTCTTTTCACAATCCTTCATTTGAAAGGCTCCTCATCTCTCAGGcttcagcttaaatgtcactttcttgAAGACTCCCTCAGATTAACTCAGTTAACATGCGTCTTCATTACTCTGACAttaacctcttttattttcttcacagcacttaaCATTTTCCTGCTAGAATGTAAATTCTTTGAGAGTAAATGACATCTTTACTCCCTTTTGTGTTACTGTGGACCTAGTCCAagttttgatatttcttttagCATGTCTATGGAGTTTTAGCAAGGTAGAGTCAAAGGTAGGCAGCACTTAGGTCACCACCTTAAACGTGAAATCTCAGCTTGTTTCGGGGAAAGGTTTGTTTTGCTCAAAGGGATTTGTCAAGAAAGCCATGCTAACTGCTATGTGACCGATTTTACCTGGTCAACAAGTAATTCTTTCGAGACGTTAAAACAATCACTTAGGGAACTTTGTTTACAACTTCGACAGAAAGTGACCTTTAGGAAGGACTACTCATACTATTTCTGCCTGATTATTGCCCCAATAAAGAATATGActtattaaacttaaaaaaaaaatcacactgtatTTACCAGGGTCTCcaagttaaaggaaaaataagtttgTTCTCAAGGTTAATTTCTAATTTGAATCATATACCTGATTCACAACTAGCCCAACCTTAGCTAGTAAGCAAAATACATTTATCAAGTTGTCCCACtaagagaaataaatggcatTCGATGATACCTACTAACGTCAATATATGCACCGATTTTGTTTCTGGTCTATAAAATATTACCTGTGGCAGAATTCTGAATAAAACTATAGTGGATGACTAAGTAACCAGAGATCAGCCTATCTGTTTGGGATGGCACTCATCTCATCATTGTGGTTAAGCTGAccaataaattttagttttatattgcTTTCCCTTTAGGCTACTATGTTATGACAGTCTTGCCAATGGTAATAGAAAATCCAGTGTAAACTATCTTCAACAATAAAGGGCATTTATTGGCctacataacaaaaaattataggCAGGACAGTGATCAAATATGGTTCAGTCAGGGCTCTGGTTTAATTTCTAAGTTTTTGGCTCTGCCATCCTCTATGTGTTGGCTTTATCCTTAGGCCAGAGAGATGCAGCAATTCCAGGTCTCCCAAGTACACAGGACCTTTAAGTGAGGAAACATCTTTTCTCAAAGCCCCTATAGTAAACAATCTGCCCTTGCTTTTCACTAGCCTATACTGGGTCACATAATACTCTGGGCCAATTCCTGTGGTCAGGCTAATACTATGCCTTAATACACTTAGATCCAGGTTTCTGAACAATTTTTATAAGTGCAATGGCATTACACTCACGAGTGTGTTTCAAATGGTGGATCATGACCCAAGAATGCATCATGAAATTAATCTTCGGGTCctaaacatcatttaaaaaattaaatagatttgAGATTGCATTGCACATATGAAGAGTATTATTTTATGAAGCTTTGGTGCTCGCACATACACATCTGGATTATAGTGCAAAATCTGCTTCTTATTGTGAATCGGGgtcaaaaaaatgtttgaaaacttcCATCTTAGGCAAAGTAGGTTCACTTCCCTACTGGAGTGGAGTCGGCTGTTGCTTAAGTACATGGATTatataagggaaaaaatggaTACCTGAAAGAAAACTGATAGTTTGGGAGAGGAAAATAGATGCAGGGGATAGAGTCAACAATTTCTACTGCAGCCTGCCTGACACTTTATTATTTAATCTATACTGGATTCCAGTACAGTCATAACCAAGCATACTTTAATTCTTCCAAtgttttctcaatttcaaaaTATACCTCCCTTCCAAAAAAAGCACTTCATTCCTTCCCCAGTTAAGTATCCATGGTGGGGCAATTTATAAATTGTCTTTTGGTTGGTAGAAAGTATTATGGTAAAAGACTCATTGAAAAGCTTggcttctaggaaaaaaaaaaacccctattcCAAATAACTGAGCAAATCTTTATCATCACCCTAATCTTTATTTAGGTTTAAATTTGTATCTTATATGACAAGAACTTTAGAGCTCATTTTAGTTTAACTAAGTCAAGAATCTAAGGACTACAGAGGAGGATGAACTTATCTAAGCCAGTTAATTAGTTGCAGAACACAAGTCTCTTGACACCTGCTTCAGAATTCTTTCCATTGTTCTAATTAACAGTGCAGTTATatcaactttaaaaaaggaaagcaagtaCTGAACGTGAGTAAATTCCAGAGGCACCCAGATTTATACTTCTGATGGATTCTTTCAAGAGTTGtaggtaaattatatttttgggAGTAAAACTGCATTGTTAAGGAAACATGGGAGCTTATTTACAAAATGCCACTTCTGAAGTCTTTGAGAGGCAAAGAATAGTTATTGCTTTACATGTTTAAGGCAGGCTAAGAACTTTAAAGCTAATTTTTATAATGTTACAGTGTAAACTGTATTTCACCTTAACACTTTACCTTTTAAGGTAGGGAATTCAATTCACTGAGTACTTTTTGTATGATTAGAAACTTACTAAGTTCTATGAATGATCCTAAAGAAGTCCTAGATACCAGAAATTACAATCagtgtatttatgtatgtgtggTACTAGGAAACAATCCTCATTAAGAAATCAAGGCAATTTCaattactttaattttcatttctattaattaagtaaactctatgcccaatgtgcagctcaaactcatggccccaagatcaagagtcacatgttctaccaactgagccagctaggcgccccacAATTTCAGTTACTTTAAATTCAAAGTGGAAAAGTCCTTTTGGGTTAGATACATTAGGTGAACTATGTTTCATGCACAGGCAGAAAGGGTAGCTGTCATTTGAGGATGCCATTAAGAGTTTTTTCAGTCCCCAAATTCCTTCCATTATGAAGAACGCCACCCATCTCTTCCTTTAAAGAGTTGTTTCCTCTTTTGGGTGAGAGGGTTTGTAAGAGGCTTCCCTCTAGCACCAGAAAGAGCCTCTAGTATCTGGAGTCTTGGGGAGTACTGACAGTGCTCAAGACTTTACTTGGCTTTTATTTAAGAAAGGCAAAGTCTGAAGGGTAGGCAGCGTTTTAAacatataaaggaaaagaatcttcTGTTTTGGGATTCAGTCATGGTTCCTACAGTAGGTTAGGGTAATATAGAAGTTGCTGTCTGGAACTAGATTTGCCTATCATCCAGCAGGTCCCAGGTCCACCTTCAGGTGCTAAAAGTCCACTCTCACTAGCCATACATGGTATCCATAGCTTAGTCTGAGAGGTTACAGAACAGATGAGAAGTTGGCATCAAGAACCAAGTTGGGTAGTGTTGGCAATAAAGTGATCTATTATCAGATTGCAGGGTCCCAGTCAACAGATTTGGGTTTAATGCAAGGATCTAGACTCTCAGAGAAGGAGGTTACAAGTAAAGAACTGGAAAAGAGAGGCCTTACATCTCAAGAGGAGGATACCCTGGACAAATAACTTAAGGGCTCAGGTTCAGTAATCAGGTTCAGTAATGAGACATGAGTCTCGTTATCAGACTTGAGGCATCAGCCAGACATGGACATTATGGCATTGTATATGCCTCTCAAATTAGGGTAGACTTAATTCTAGGATTAGTTGACAAAAATTATTGCATGTATGAGCAATTATGATGAATCTTTTTTGAGAATTAATTTTCCTTGATGGCAATTTAATCCCCATTTTTACATAGTTTTATATTAAAGCAAGCAGTCATATTTTAAAGTAGACAGCTAATTTTAGGTGACTCTAGGTAAGAAAATACAGGATTTCAAACAAATGTCCAGATTTTAGTAGGGAGTTTTATACTCCTAAGTCACTGATGCTCTTAATAAAGGTTTGAGAGGCAATGCCCACAAAAAGTACCATCTATGGGAAAGacctgttctttgttttgttaagtaagctctgcacccagtgtggggcttgaactcatggaccttgagatcaagagctgcatgctgtactgactgtaCCAGTCAGGGACCCCACACTTTAAATTACAGTCTGCTACTTaatgtgtgaccttaggcaaattcaaaaattatttaatcccATAGGATTGCTGTAAAAATTACTGGTAACATACAAGCATCTAGTAAGATAAAATAGGTGATTAATAATGTGACAAAATCTGGGCTAGAAATGCTTAATCTTGCTGCCTTAGATTAGGTCAGGTCCTATGGACTGGAGGGCTGTTAGTctccagagaacaaaaacccAGGCTAGAAGTGAACGTGGAAGTAAAGTTTAAATGGGACATGGCTGGATATGGAAGAGAACTAATATATGTTGTATATCTTTTCCTATCACCTACTGTTAGGAATTTTAGATAGGTACTCATTTAATCTTATTAGTAACCCTCAAAGAAGgcataattttacagatgagaaaactgaggtgcaggAAGGCTCAAACTGCCCAATGTTAAATAGCTAATTAAGCAGTGGAGCAAGTCCCCCAATGTAGTCCTGCTACCACATTCTGCCTTAGTAAGAATCCTTCTACTCCCCAAAATGGGAACTAGGTTTAAGTAAGTGAGATTACATAAATAATGGCTACCTATATAGAAGTAACATAAAATATCTGACACTGAGCTGGTGGCCTGTGATATGTAATGTGATGTGGGAAGAGATCCTAGGGACAGGAAGGTAACACCTCCTTCATAGAACTCTAAGGATAAACTGACAGGGGTTTCAAGTCTAATCCTCTTCAAGTACGGTAAAACCTCACTAGTCTATAGTATATGGAATTTACAATACTCTACATAGGAACTGAGAAACGATGAAAATACCTGATAAACCTTCTTCATACTGCCCTCTCCAATAGTTCAGCTTGGATCAAAGCTGTGACATTATTTAGTGATTTCTGCCTAATGACCACACTGAATTCTAGGTAAAATAATTGAGCCAAAACCACAAAGGGTAACTAACATTTTCTACACATGcagatatacaaatataaactaCCATATCCTATTCCATTTTTTGTCGATTCACCAAAATTTCTTCCTTTACTGGGAATTTTACTTTAGTAAGGCCTTTTGCTAGGCAAATGGAGACACAGAGCTGAGTAAGACCTTGTAAGAGCTTAGTCCAATAACACTGGGAATCATGAGGCCACCAAGCAGTTCAGTTGAGACAGGCACAAAAAATAGGGCCAAAACAGAAAGACATAGAGAATCAAAGTACCAAAGATAAATTAGGTCAAACTATTGAAAAGCAAATAGGAGTTTGTCAGGAAGCAAGGGGAAGGAGTATTTTTTGAAACCTGAAAGCATGTAATAGTGTAATGTACTTAGGGAATGGCAAGGCATTCCATGTGATTCGAGAGCTGCAGGGTAGGCAGGACTAGAAAAATTCATAGAGATTAGATCCTAAAGAGATACATTATGCCAAGGAACTGGAGTTTTATCTTGTGAATCAACATTTCCCACAGTTATGACCATGGAACTCTATGAAATTACAatgtgaagaagaaataatactaataataaatgcttaaaaacTTCTGATTCTTTAGCTTTCTTAAAATCtaagaagtataaaaaatatgaataattttatttaaaaccccAAAATACCAGAGATgaaatcatcttttattttcatcttatattTGGTTATCAAGAGACATGCAAAAACCCTCTAATTTTAATGAGAACAgtgtttttgtgtctttttatcaCATATCCGCTTAATATTAGGTGTAATGTTGCTAAGTCGAATCCGCATATGAGGTGCAGCATCAAGTCTTTTCCTATATTTCGTTTTTGTTGCAGCATAATATGAAAATCCTGTTTCACACAGGTGCATTGTAGCAAAAGGAAGAAGTACACGAACCGCTCGCCTCGCAATGCTTGGGTACTCTTGAATTAGGCTACTCCAAAAATCATTTAGTGAAAGTTCACTGAAATTTTGTTTCACTTGAGAATCAGATGTTAAATCAATCAGGCTCTCATAGTCCCGTGCTACTAATGAGGCTGGTTTAACAGTTACTGTAAATGGATTTCTAACCCAAGTGTTATTGTCATTTgttacaggaaaatattttaacagagtAGAGCGCAAACCCCTTAGATGCTGCACAATGGCACTACAAATATCTTTATCAACTGTAGAATTAATTTCAGTCAAAAAGTCACTGAGTGTAGGAAAACAATCGAAGTTTTCTTCTTCTACAGATGAAGCCCAAAATTCCAATTTTCTTAACAATGATGACATTTTATCAAATACTGTAAAAACTGTTACATTTTTCCCTTGCATTGATAGATTAACCTCATTTAATTTAGTAAAAATATCTGCAAGATATGCAAGTCTTAGCAGCCAAGATGAATTTGTTAAACAGTCAGACAGTCGAAAAGCAGAATCCATGAAAACCAATAGTTCACGACGAAGCTCAAAAAGTCTTACAAGAACTTTACCTCGGGAAAGCCACCTCACTTCTGTATTCAGAAGAagtgctgtgtgctgggcacccATTTCCTCACATAAAATTTTTAGTAGCCTGGATTGATGTGGTCGAGCTTTAATGTAATTGATGATTTGTACTGCCTGATCTAGCACATTTTTCAGAGATGTAGGCATTATTTTAACTGCTAGTGCATGTCTATATAATAGGCAGTGACTACTGGTGCTTTCGGGAGCCACATATTTTATCAAGGTGACAGCCTCAGCAATTTTCCCGTCCATTGCCCTAGAAGCATCACTACAAACATCAAcacatttttcccattcaatTTCATGTTTCTGCATAAAACTGTTGATGCAGTTGAAAATTTCTTCACCAGTAGCATTACTTTGCAAAGATTCACATAAGAGTAAGTCTTCCTCAATAGATTTATTAAACCTATAACGAACAAACACAAGCAGCACAGCAAGTCCTGAAACATCAGCTGATTCATCTAGTTGCAGTGAAAACCCATCACAAATTTTCAGTCTACAAACAAGCTCTTCTTCAATGTCAGCAGCAAGATCCTTAATTCGACGTGCAACAGTACTATTTGATAGTTGTACTGCATCTATTTTTTTACTATACTGTTCGTCAAACATTCGCATCACAACATCTTTTGCACAAGGTTTGATAAGCAATTCTCCAATAGTATGAGCCTCTCCACTCAGGGCTATATGGTAACTTACATTGTATGATGCCTCTGTAGCACTTTCATTATCTGTATTGACAATTTTAGGTGTTGGAGGTTTGTTATTTTCAGGTGAATCgagatgttgcttgaaaaagcTTATGTCTTTGTCTTTATAGGCAGCATGTTTAGTTTCCAAATGTCTTCGAAGCTTACTAGGGGCCAAAGAACtatttgataaaattttcttACATAACACACACTGAGCATGAGGTGCATCTCTATTTCCAAAGTAAGTAAATCCAAAAGACAAATAACTTtcatcatattttcttctttttggtttcttaCTAAATGTTGTTATTTTGTTGGAATTGGACATAAATTTGACCCTGGAAAGGTCACCTTCTGATCTTTTAGAAACTGAAGGCTGCAACTGTTCATCCTCGCTTTGTAATATTCCAACCTTTTGATCATTTGATTCAGACACAATTTGATAACAAAAAGATTCTACTTCTTGTTTAAGACTTCCTTGTTTCAGCAACAGATCCATAGGCAATGTGTTTGTAGTACAAAACATGGTTAATTTAGAATAAACATCGAGTATCACGAATGTGTTGAAATTATACGACAGGATACACAGAAGATGAGCAATCATCAAAGAGATGATATAGAGCAACACATCAGTTAATTTGTAAATGCTGCCTATGCATCAATGCGCAGATGGAACATCACACGTTCGTGTATCAGGTGATTTCTCATTCGACTTCCTGGTGCTCTCAGGTATGGCACACCTTTTCTTAAACGTAGATTAtcacataaaaataaagctatagaAATGAGTTTAGTAGTCttaaacttaatattttaaaataaactataaagaaAACTATTGTTAGCATTGATCTTTTCCTCAGAACACTTATTAACGTAAAGAATATTAATGTTCTATAAAACACAATTTGGGAACCACTGGGCTAAGAAATAATGAAGAGTTGGTAAGCATATTTTTAAGGAAGGGACCTTGAGGAATATGTCCCGtggcaggggttggcaaactttttctgtaaagagcaatacagtaaatatttctgattttatgggccatatggtctctgttgcaactattcaactctaTAGTTGCAGCATGGTAGCAGACATAGATAATGCAAAAAGAACGGACATAGCTGTGTTCCAGTAAATctctatttacaaaaacagacagcATGGGCCATAATTTACCAACCCCTTCTCATGGTATATAGTATCTTGGAATCTCTTTTAGCTTTCTGATGCCTACTGCCATTAGATACATTCACTGTTGATAATATTATACATCTGAAGCCTCCTACCAGGACTAGTGACTATTTTGATAAGCTATATTAAGGACACACAAACACAGTTCAAAGTTCTGCAAGACACAGAATTCTGTATCCTAAATACTGTGctaacactgaaaaataaaatgtagaccAAAAGTTAGCTACTATTTCTCTGGAATTAAaatcacataaatatttatatcatcCAAATTAAGACCCACTGAAAGTAATGTATATTTTACTGATTACTCTGCGTTCCATTATACTATAGGTGAAGACATAACCAGGACCTAAAAAAACATAAACTCTCATTTTAATAGGTTTATTCctcatatagtttttaaaatcataattaaaaGGGTAATGCAAATTTTAAGACCCTCAAAGAAGACTACTAACTTTG from Zalophus californianus isolate mZalCal1 chromosome 11, mZalCal1.pri.v2, whole genome shotgun sequence harbors:
- the ZBED5 gene encoding zinc finger BED domain-containing protein 5; translated protein: MIAHLLCILSYNFNTFVILDVYSKLTMFCTTNTLPMDLLLKQGSLKQEVESFCYQIVSESNDQKVGILQSEDEQLQPSVSKRSEGDLSRVKFMSNSNKITTFSKKPKRRKYDESYLSFGFTYFGNRDAPHAQCVLCKKILSNSSLAPSKLRRHLETKHAAYKDKDISFFKQHLDSPENNKPPTPKIVNTDNESATEASYNVSYHIALSGEAHTIGELLIKPCAKDVVMRMFDEQYSKKIDAVQLSNSTVARRIKDLAADIEEELVCRLKICDGFSLQLDESADVSGLAVLLVFVRYRFNKSIEEDLLLCESLQSNATGEEIFNCINSFMQKHEIEWEKCVDVCSDASRAMDGKIAEAVTLIKYVAPESTSSHCLLYRHALAVKIMPTSLKNVLDQAVQIINYIKARPHQSRLLKILCEEMGAQHTALLLNTEVRWLSRGKVLVRLFELRRELLVFMDSAFRLSDCLTNSSWLLRLAYLADIFTKLNEVNLSMQGKNVTVFTVFDKMSSLLRKLEFWASSVEEENFDCFPTLSDFLTEINSTVDKDICSAIVQHLRGLRSTLLKYFPVTNDNNTWVRNPFTVTVKPASLVARDYESLIDLTSDSQVKQNFSELSLNDFWSSLIQEYPSIARRAVRVLLPFATMHLCETGFSYYAATKTKYRKRLDAAPHMRIRLSNITPNIKRICDKKTQKHCSH